In Planococcus sp. MB-3u-03, the DNA window GGTCGGGCCGATTACGTTCTTCGGCTTGATCGTCGCCAATTTATCCTATCAATTTTTTAAATCCTATAAGCATTCGGTCGTCATTGCTGGCGCGAGCATCATCAGTATCGTAGCGCTCGTTGGCGGGCAATGGGTCGTCGAACATGTCTTCACGTTCAATACGACGCTCAGTGTCATCATCAATTTCATCGGCGGCGTCTATTTCATCTATTTGCTATTAAAGGAGAGTCGATCTAAATGATCCAAGTCCGTGAACTGACGAAGTTATATGGAAAGAAACAAGTCGTGGAAAATGTATCGGTCGATATTCGGAGAGGGCAGATCACCTCGTTTATCGGGCCGAACGGAGCGGGGAAATCGACGCTCTTGTCGATGGTCAGCCGGCTGCTGGATGCAGATACCGGGGAAGTGTTGATCGATAAGACCAATACGAAGCAGATGAAGTCCAATGAATTCTCGAAACGTGTTTCCATTTTGAAGCAATCGAATTTCATGAATGTGCGCTTGACGATCCGCGAATTGGTGTCATTTGGCCGCTTCCCGTATTCGAAAGGCCGCTTGAACGCAGAAGATGAGCAGATGGTCGACCAGGCGATCGAATACATGGACCTTGGGGATATGGAGGATTCGTATTTAGATGAATTGTCCGGCGGCCAGCGCCAGCGTGCCTTCATCACCATGGTCATCGCCCAGGACACCGATTATGTCTTGTTGGATGAGCCGCTCAATAATTTGGATATGAAGCATTCCGTGCAGATCATGAAGATTTTGCG includes these proteins:
- a CDS encoding iron ABC transporter ATP-binding protein, with product MIQVRELTKLYGKKQVVENVSVDIRRGQITSFIGPNGAGKSTLLSMVSRLLDADTGEVLIDKTNTKQMKSNEFSKRVSILKQSNFMNVRLTIRELVSFGRFPYSKGRLNAEDEQMVDQAIEYMDLGDMEDSYLDELSGGQRQRAFITMVIAQDTDYVLLDEPLNNLDMKHSVQIMKILRRLVDELGKTVIIVLHDINFASVYSDRIVALKNGRVVKDGPTEEIIQSDALKEIYDMDIPIQQMNNCRICVYFNS